The Clarias gariepinus isolate MV-2021 ecotype Netherlands chromosome 4, CGAR_prim_01v2, whole genome shotgun sequence genome window below encodes:
- the LOC128519825 gene encoding ictacalcin-like, whose protein sequence is MTHFLLLPVYFCWSRSLCKPTDIMSKLPQAMTMLIDVFYKYSGKEGDKFTLSKGELKDLLNTELGNPAKSASNQAQVEKIFKDLDANADGVVDFQEYVTLVACITMACNEFFDKKK, encoded by the exons ATGACTCACTTTCTGCTTCTCCctgtttatttttgctggtCTAGATCTCTGTGCAAACCTACG gacATCATGTCTAAACTGCCGCAAGCCATGACAATGCTCATCGatgttttttataaatactcTGGCAAGGAGGGAGACAAATTCACACTTTCCAAGGGAGAGCTAAAAGATCTGCTCAACACTGAGTTGGGAAATCCAGCCAAG AGTGCCTCAAACCAGGCGCAAGTTGAAAAAATTTTTAAGGACCTGGACGCTAATGCTGATGGTGTCGTGGACTTCCAAGAGTATGTCACCCTGGTGGCCTGCATTACCATGGCCTGCAACGAATTCTTTGATAAGAAGAAATAA